Part of the Oncorhynchus keta strain PuntledgeMale-10-30-2019 chromosome 31, Oket_V2, whole genome shotgun sequence genome, CTGTGTGGGAAATAAAAGATACAGACACATACAATGAAAAAGCTAACGAGTCAAGTAATACAGTATGCAACGGGTAGTTCATGAAAATGCACAAACAGTAAGCTGATCAGAGATGTGGTCGAACCGATTTCAAATCAGTCAAGgaaggaagtaaactgaaatgaTGGAATTTCAGTTCCTTGACAGAATATCATTTCATCTGACTTCCTTggttgactgaattgaaatggtattaatccTAATCCTGGGACTGAAGGCATGAAGGCAAACTCTTGATTGACATACCGTACCTTGACGAAGTTAGAGGGGAAGATGCCCCTCTTGCCCCTCAGTTCCCCCTCCAGCCAGCCCTCCTCGCTGGCATTGGAGACACTCGTCACTACGTCTCCCACCTGCACCGTCATCTCATCTCCCATTGTGCCCTCAAAGGCTATCAGCACCAGCACCTCTGAGACACACAaataggggaggagggggaagagaataTGATGTTGCAAGTTTCATTCTCTTTTCAAACAGACCTAACAACATTGCTTGAGGAACTGCAGTTAATTAGAGTCATTTAACAAATAATGTGGCCCAACATCTAGAAGGTTAACACCATAGTCTGGTAACTCAAACacatggggagggggagagagattacgTGGACCCTTTTCACACTATTGTGCTGATCCAAACCGTACTGTGCTGGCATGGATATTGCTTTTCACATTGTCCTCTCTAGCATGGTTTTGGCAACTATGGTGGGTATATAACCAGCTTGTTTGACTCAGCTTGGCTGCATAGTGTGAGAAGGGTAATGGTATTGCGAGATTATTTGGACTCATTAGACAGGTAATGTGCCCCAACATCTAGAACGGCAATGCTTGTTTCAACAGGCTATGTGGTATGTTCCATGCAAGGCTGGAGGAGAGTAGTAGAGTTGCAATGGACAGCAATGTGATTTCAAGGTTATTGTGCTTGGAACATACAGCAAATCATAGGCAAGAAAAGCTTTTATTTTTTCTGACTAAACACCACGGCCTTTGTAAACCAAATCAGTCTCCTGTAGCATATTTGTGTTTGAACAACATGTACAGGTATGTAAACCAaggttacagtacagtactgggGCAGCAAAATGGATATCAAACATTACAGTTTGGAATTTGCCCTGGGATAGTGAAAAGATGTCTGTTCAAGTCGTTTTTATTACCACACACACCCATTGCCTACACACCCATTATCCACTGCTAGTACTAGTGCTAACCTGTTTACCTGGCTTTAGGCATTTATGTCAATGTTAGCTATGAAGCAAGCCTGCAACACCAACTGCAAAAGTATAGTGGACACCCAGAGACCTACTACCCCTTTGTTTTCTGGATAATAAATAAGAAAGATCATTATCTCTGTTGTCTGTTTAATGACAAACAGGGTGTTTAAACTAGACACACGAACAGGCTCTGGTATACTAAAATCACCTCCACTCGCAACTATTATTTGGGAATACAAAATGACCATACATTTTCTAAACTATAGTTCTTGTCAATTGCCCTGAACATAACTGATTGATTGACAGACATTGTAAACATTCCCCAAAACCCTTCTAGACCCTGCTGAATGGACCACACAGTTACAATGCACTTACCCATGACTTCTTAGAAAGCTTTACTCTCTCTTCTAGACGTTTATGTAAATCCTcttcagaggacagacagacacctcaTGCTACAGAAGGAGAACTGAAAGAAAGTATTGCCCAAGAAGCAAAGCTATATATGGCTAGCCAGGGCCCTCCTTCCCTCTAGTCATTCATTAACATCTACTTCAGCTAGTCATGACAAGCCACCAGCCAGGAGGACGACGGGtcagagagagcaagcgagagagtaagaggagagagagcaggtggGACAGGTTTCTATTTGGAGAGAGACAATAGGCTAGGGTGAAAAAGAACATGGCCACATATTTTCAGCTGTAAAAGTAACTGTCATACATTGTATGGGAAAGAAACAAGACAGTCACAATATGTCAATGTGATGCAAtgatgtgtgtactgtgtgtgtgtgtgtgtgtgtgtgtgtgtgtgtgtgtgtgtgtgtgtgtgtgtgtgtgtgtgtgtgtgtgtgtgtgtgtgtgtgtgtgtgtgtgtgtgtgtgtgtgtgtgtgtgtgtgtgtactccttACGGTAGAATAGGTGTCCATTCATAGAGAAGCTTACATTGGAGATGGCAGatttcggggcggcagggtagcctagtggttagagcgttggactagtagcccaaaaaagttgcaagttcaaatcccccagctgacaaggtacaaatctgtcattctgcccctgaacaggcagttaaaccactgttcctaggctgtgattgaaaataagaatttgttcttaactgacttgcctagttaaatgaagttaaaataaataataaataaaagaaaACGAGCATGCTTGACTGAACAACGTCTGCAATGGCGTGCATGAGAAGGACATTGCTGCAGCAAAGAATAAATCAATTGCATTACTCTGTCAAGGTATTGAACATGTGTCTTGGAGGCTCCAGCCGCAATATGTGAAAATGTTCACCCTCCATTGCTAATACTGTTTCACCACATCGAATGGTTTCCCGTTAAATATTATCTAGCTCATGTTTACTCATGTTGACCTATATCGTCACAGAAAGAATACTACAGCAACAGGATTGAAATGTTTAGTCCATAACGTTGATTGAATGGTGGCTAGTAGGCTACGTGAACGCGCAATACTGGTAAAGACGTCCTACAGCGATTTTGAACTTTTCCTGTTGAAGAGCGATATCCCAAGcataaatacagtaaagtacacacactAAAGGGTAACTGCAAACTTCAAGGAGTAGGGCATTCAAGGAGTTGGTTTGATGGGAATCTGTGGATGTCAACAGCTGCTTGAGGAACAATAGAGTAAAAGAGAAAAGGCCCACCGCGTGCTATGTATGTCATGTAAATCAGGTGTTAAATGAGGTGAACAGGAAACTGGAGTGCCAACTGTGTTTTAGAGTGGGGTTTCAGTGAATTTATGGAAATGATGAAGCTTATCTGCAgcgcaggaaaattctcagcgaCAAAAAGAGGGAtcgaattaagatcctacatctgtaaaatCAAAGCTTTCACCACTTCTCTTCCCTATACACAGAATGCAATAATGAAAGTGAGTATAACGACTTATACATCTCTGCACTTTTATGTCTTTTGTGTCTAGTGCATGTACTGCGTGGCTCTTACAACCTTACCTTTCCAGTACAATAGACAGGTGTCAATAATGTAAATGTTAGATTTTCAACTCCTTATTGAATAAAGATACATAAAATAAGCAACACAGAAGtacatttaacagatgttaaaTTAACCAAAGTTCTTTTTAATTTACATCTGAAAAACATTAGCTACAGGAACCATTTAAAAAAGTTATTGCCCCCAACCACATAGAATTGAACATGAATGTGTCAACCACAAAATGTATCATGCACATTAAAGAGTGCACCCCACACAGTCTACTCTGCAATCCAAACTTAACATAGACGTTACACAAGGGGGAAAGTCCCCATTCAATGAAGAAAACCTATCACATCAAAGCATTGAGTGTGCCATGATCTAACCAATCACCAATTTTTCTTAATATACAAAGGAAGCTTTAATTACTACAAATGATTACAAATTGTGTCGTCTAATCAAAAGTTGAATGACTTTGCACAGGTATTTCTGAGGCACAGACTTCCAATGGTGAGACATTAATAAGTAGTACACACCCAACCCAAGACCAAGTTAACAGTTCTGAAATGTACAAGATATAACAATCCAATACAGGATTCTGAACAAACTAGACATGATAACAAACATCCAGGTAGCCTATTGTGACTTTGCAGACAGGGTATGCCAATTCATGTTATTTAACAGTCTCTGTttgccagtggtgtaaagtatttaggtagtactttaaagtatttgtatttgttttttggggtatctgtactttactatttataattttgacttcactacattcctaaagaaaacaatgtactttttactccacacattttccctgacacccaaaagtactctttacatttgaatgcttagcaggacaggaaaatggcccAATTCACgcactcaagtagaattttactgggagactcaacttttacttgagtcattttctattaaggtatctttacttttactcaagtatgacgattgggtactttttccaccactgctgagCCTCTTGTTTCACTCCACAATGCAGGTCTGTAGAATAGAACCTTTGACCCGATTTGGTCCCATTGTCAGAGGGGTCATTTGCAAGATGCTGGACTAGCAAGACCACTATAAACCATACGATCTAAACCATATAGACCATTAGGAACTGGCCCAGTTGTCATGTAAAAAGGGGATTCGATTGCCTCTTGCTGTACTTTAGCATGTTTTTAGATTCTACCAGGCTACAAAGTTGAATGTTACGTAGTTGAATTTGAAAACAACTACGTATGTCACGTAGTTGAACATGCAGGTTACGTATTTTAATCCATAGGTTACATTGTTGAAACCTAAAACAGCATACTGCATTTTCTGAGGTTGATGGCTAAACTAGTCTAAAAATATATCTACTGTATAATAGTGTATGatttatcactactatataataaataaataaactgttTATCTTCTAGTATTAATCGGTTTGGCCTCAAAAGTAATTTAATTAGATAAATATATCTGTCTGACATATTTGAACAAATCTATGGCACAAAAATATCCTCTTGTCATGCTCTGCAAAAAGGTGTGACATTCTCGCAACAAGATATAAAAAAAGTGTTATGCAATGTTGCATCAGCCCTGTACTAAGAGGCATAACACCCCACAATGCAGTGTTCATAGTGCTAACCTATCAAGCGCAGAGGTTGGTTATGTATATTTCCTATTCCAACACAGCAGTTCACTGTCTAACAGTGTTTCTACTATAAGCAGATAAAACACAAGTTAGCTATACCCTGACAAAAGTATAACATAATGTTGCGTAAAGATATTGTGTCAAAGAGAGTCCTGATTGATTCCtaatgtgtgtatttgtgcaCGGGCAACTCTCCCCAAAGTCCGGCCATTTGATGGATAAAGGCTGAGAGCAGGGTCTTTTCTTATTGGATAAGTCCAGGTAGTTTCTTATTGGACAGTGTTCGTTActggacaagtccaggtagtcctTTCCtcccctgtttcagtctgttttcatCCATCTGAACACGACCCAGATGACTTGAGACAATAGAACATTGCCACTGCGTTGGTACAATGTTTCACTCTCCCTGAGCTCCCTCACTGCTCAGTGTTTTCCATGTCTTCAGACttctcctggtctttgtggtccTTCTCCGTTTCCTCCTCCTGGGGCtcgccctcctcctcccccctgttGACCTGGAACTTGTCATGTGTCAACTTGgggctgctgttgttgttggtgtggttgttggGTGGGCCAACGCTGGCCTTCCGGATAATGAAACGGCCCCTGCTGCCACGCAGGAAGTTCCCCCGTCCTCGGTTGTCCACCCACTTCCTCTCGCCCTCCCTGTCATCATGCTGAAGGAGAAATGGAAAGACAGGAAAAGACAGAAAGAGTTAATATCTTGAAGTGAGCTTGAAGGTAGTACCATTATTAGCAAGTTCAAAGGAGCTGTGAATTTGGTGAATTCACCGATTTGGTTTGAGTAATGAATTAATTTGAGTATGGAATTGTATATATAGGCAAGGGGAAACAAAGATATATTTATAATGGCATGGGTACAAACCTACCAAGTAGTATTTTCGGCTCTTGGGGGTGTACTCCGGGTCCCAGTCCTCATTCTTGGGGTGAACTGGTATGCCCATGTTAGGGGGATTACCGTTGGCATTGTTTTCCTGGTAATTTCCCCTGTTCCAGCACCTTCCTCTTATTCTAAATTGCTGCAACATGAGTCAAACACAGAGAACCCAGATCACACAAACAAGAAGACAATTATTGCACAAATTAAAATAACTATCCATGAGTTTGATTTCCCAGAAAAATCTTTCCAAGTGCAAAGCCAAAGAAGAAAATAAACTGCTAATCATGGCATATTTTTTCGATTTCAAATGGGGTTTTCTTTTCAGGTTAGTTGTGGTGGTACTTTGTCTTGTTCTCTTGATGATTCTATTCTTTATCAGATCCTTTACTTTCCAAAATTAATATGAGTGCACGTCCATGAGCAAACTTACAAAGCCTCCGCGTCCTCGTCCCCTCTCCATGGGGCTGCCATAGTCCCCCCGAGGCCCCAGCCTGGCCTTGTTAAAGCCCTCGTCTTTGAGCTCAGGCTCCTTGTGGGGATAGTCTCCTCCCCTGTGAGATTCggcagatgaagaggaggagcgagagcgagattgcttcttcttgtttttcctGGAGGAAGAGCTTAAGGTTGAGGGACCAAAATAACTTTAAAAGTCAGTTCATTGTTAGCTCCATTGCTTGTCTTGTAAGACCCTGGCTAGTTGCAGATATGTACATGACTTGTAAAGTAAATGTGGTAAAGTAAAGTGATTGTGATGCTTGTGATAGAGAAGTGGTTCTAAAAACTCTCAGGGACCATCAGACCTTTCACAATTTTGCTGTAGCTCTGAACTAACTCACCCGATTCACATTGTCAAAGGCGTGataattagttgacaagttgaatcaggtgtgctagccatgtaataaataaaatacatggaACTGTTGGGGGCCCCGATGAGaagtttgagaaccactgctatAGAGTGTGAGTTGGTTGAACATACTTGGACTTCTTGTGGTGCTTGGAGGATTTCTCAGCGGACCTCTCCATGCTAGCCTCTGGGGAGTCTCCTGAATCTCTCCCCCCGTCCTGTTTATAATCTCTCTCCCGGGTAGAATATTTTTTACGGCGCTCAATATCCAGACGAAGGTCCATTGAGTCACCCTTCATTTTTTTACCTTCGTCCTGTGCAGGAAAAATAATAAAAAGAACACAAAGACATATGGACATGCTATGGGTTAGCATTGAGATGTGCCGTCAGTCTGCAATCAGTCTTGTTTGCACACTGCATGCGAGGGGCCGGGAGAACTGTTACAAGACCATAACTAACCAACAAACTCTGGGAACGGCCCGTTTAACGGCTGCTGTGTAACATTTGACCGGCATAAGTGAAAACAGACCATTCTGgaactacactgaacacaaatcaAAACGCAACATGTTTCatgtgctgaaataaaatatcccagaaatctTGTATACGTACAAAAAACATATTTCTTTCCAATGTTTTGCACACgtgtttacatccatgttagtgagcatttctccttttccaagataatccatccacctgacaggtgtggcatatcaagaagttgattaaatagcatgatcattacacatgtacACTTGTGCAggggacaatgaaaggccactctaaaatgtgcagttttgtcacacaacacaaagccacagatgtctcaagttttgagggtgtgcaattggcatgctgacagcaggaatgtccaccatagCTATTGCCAGAAAGTGAATGTTCACTATTGCCAGAAaatgaatgttcatttctctaccataagccgtctcCAATGTCGTGTTagagtacatccaaccggcctcacaaccgcagaccacgtgtaaccacggcaGCCCAGAGGACTTCCAcattcggcttcttcacctgcgagatCGTTTGAGACCTGCCACCCGGACAGcagatgaaactgtgggtttgcacaaccaaagaatgtctgcacaaactgtcagaaaacatctcagggaagctcatctgtatgcttgtcgtcctcaccagggtcttgacctgactgcaattcggcgtcgtaaccgacttcagagGGAATATATTCATATTGCCACTGACAAGCTGGAGaattgtgctcttcacagattaatcctggtttcaactgtaccgggcagatggcaaaAGGCATGTAAAGGCGTCATGTGTACgagctgtttgctgatgtcaatgttgtgaacagagtgccgcatggtgatggtggggttatggtatgggcaggaataagctacagacaacaaacacgactgcattttattgatggcaatttgaatgcacagagataccgtgacgagatcctgaggcccattgtcgtacaattcatccgccaccatcacctcacgTTTCAACATAATCCGTACACAATTcccggaagctgaaaatgtcccagttcttccctggaaacccatttcattaagctcctgACGATCAGTTAttctgtatgtatagtatatctgtgaccaacagatgcatatctgtattccctgtCATGTGAAATTCGTACATttgggcctaattcatttatttcaattgactgatttccttatatgaactataactcagtaaaatctacaaaagtgttgcatgttgcgtttatatttttgttcggtgtcCTTTCCCAGGTCTGCACAACACAATGTTGAACCTCTGCAACACAACTGAACATAATGCGGTTTCAAACTCCTGGAGGAGCTGAGTTCATTGACTTTCACACGGTTTCATTCCCCTAAAATGTTTCCGTTTTGAAGAGAGTTCAATGTAGCCATACCGCAAAATGGTCTCAGTCAGATGTCATCAAGTAACTAGGCCTAGAGACTGTATAAGCACTCTACAAGTACAACAGGTTTTTGCTTTTGACTATATTTCCCCTTATTTGTTGAAGAATAATACTTACTATGACATTTGTTTTAGAGTCCTTTGAATGGCTTGGACACAGGAGCAATTGGCCGTTTCCATTTCTGACCCCTCATGTTTTTCGACTCAATGGCCTCAGGCAGGCTTGTACCCACAGTATAACCAAATCATCATACGTGGAGGGGGAGTATATAACACACAACAAATTGAATGTGCCTCGTTTTGCATTTGCTTTGCTTTTAGACGTTATGCATCTCCCTTCAAAGACAAGCACAGGCTTAGACGGAGAACGCAGTCTAAAGGTGGatggctcgctcgctcgctcgctgtTGTTTTTGTCAGTTTTCCCAAAATACTTCATATTTCAAAATGTTCAGTCACCTTGTAACTGCCATCCCCGGAGCTTTTCATCCCCTCAAACAGGTGAGAGTGTTTCTTAAAAGCACCGAGAGAAACATCAATTATCCTGCAAGAGAGAAACACAATGTCTAACTTTGCCACAGCTCAGGTGGCAAATACAACATAAGCAAGATTACTCTAAAACATTTTTAGGTCAGTGCTCTTCAGATGAGGACTGAAATGACTGCCAAGAATTACTCTTAGTTTCACGTCTGTGCTGCTCAGGTGAGTACTGAAATGACTGCAAGGAattattcttattttcagtgatgATCAGATGAGGACTAAAATGAATTGTCTACGAGCAATGTATAGACCCGGATGACTCCAGGATATCACATAGCAAACAAGACCACCAGTGAACGTGCACCGATTGACAAAAGGCAAGACAAATACCTTTGCAAGCTTTGATAAACAAAAGGTGATGCCACAGCACACTGAAGGTGAGATGGTCACTCAGAATGGAGACTCTACCTGTGTATCTCTGGGCTCTTTCTTGGCTTCATCATTTCCTTTTGTGCAGCTCTTCTTTGGTACATGGCAAATCGCTCATTTAGAGTAATTCCGTTGGATGGAAAGTGCTGTGCTGTAATCAACAGGAACCACAACTTGTTACACAACAGATATGACAGTACATGCTGTGCCAATGCACTTTTTTATTACTTTAAATTCATAAGTTACACACAGTGTTAGCTTGTGACCATATAAACAATATTTTCAGCTGTATCaaaggttatatatatattttaatgtgcGTTTATTAGCCTCATAGTATCATAAACGGTACAATACCCATGCAAATGTTTCATAGCAATGAAGAACATTTTTGGAAAACTTCTCGAAACCAAATTCCTTTAGATAACATTTGTGCCTGAAAAACCACTCCATGTTTTTTTGGTGAACAGCAATATTTCTCCATAATCATTCCCACACAGGATTGCAGGGCTAGATAGGCATACTGGCCAAGCTATTTCACAAGCATTTGGTAACCCTTTTCAGATTGACCTATTTAATGATATACTGTATAGGCTATATAAACCTTTTGATATCGCAATTGCACCTTAACTTGCACCTGTGTTAAAGCCCAGCtagcagagagactggtcagTTGCAAAGGATCAGGGGTGAGAGAGGTCAGTCACCTTTTATGTAGTGGACAATGGTGACAATGTGCTGTGCAAACAGCTCTGAGGGACTCCTTTGTAACTGTGTGGCCTGAATGTGCTGGAAGAAAGAGCGAAACTCCTGCTCCTTTTTAGTAGGATGCACAAGATCCCGTGATAACCGTCGCTCACCAACCATAACACCAGAGGAGCTGGGGAagagacaaaacaacaacaacaaaaatgtcatTTGATGTTTCACCTTTGCCCTTTATGCCGGAAAATAAACAGAGAACAAAGAGAATGGGATCTTTCTCATGAGACTTTTATAAACGACACCTGAAATATTTAATCTGGAGGGGTCATTTCATTATCTCAATTGTCATAGCACACATCTTTATTCATTTTGATAAAGCTCATGGTTTCATAGAACTATGACTCAAAGAGGCTATAAAACATGGCCCAGGCCTGAGCCAAAGAGTGTGTCTCATGATTCATGACTTCCTGCTAATGGAGATTGAAACCTATCCAAGGCGTTAAGGCatcagagtcctctgtgtgaatCTATGTCGTGATGGTGCATACTGCTTACCTTGCCACGTCATCTCTGAGAGAATCCATTCTGACACTGAACTCCGCTCCTCTTTTCTCAGAGGCCCTTGGGGGAGAGTCCTCCCCCCTGACCATGAACATCTCTCGGTCAGAGTTCCTCCGTGGTGCGGGTGTGGGGGACGGGCTGGAGGCAGCTTTCTCCTTCCTCCTGTCTTTGCTGACGTTCTCCGGGGAGAAGCCTCTGATCATGCCCGCTATGGCCTCTCTCTTGGCCAGGGCCGCAGCTATGGCCGCAGCCTTCTCCTGCTTCCGGCTGCGGTAAATCTCCTCCGCCATGGCATCAAGATCATCATCTTTGGCAGCCACCTGCAAGTAGGCCAGGTCCTCCCACTTGCCGAAGCGCTCCTCAAATAGCTCGCGGGCCGAGAGGGTGACTTTGCTCTTTGGCTTGGGCGACTCATCGTCCTCCCGGTCATGCTCTTTGCGGAGCACCTTGGGATGGGGCTTGGGTATCAACTCCTCTTCCTCGCCACCGCAGGAAAAGAAAGGGGAGGCTTTCAACAAGCGGTTCAACGACACATTCCCCTCATCGTCAAAGTCTTCCTTGTACTTCTCGTTCTCCCCTTTGTCGGGCTCTCTGTCAAAGATGCCCCCAGAGGCCTTCATGCCATTCCCTTTCTCCCGCTCCACATCCTCACCATTGGTTTTCATCTCTCTGCCATTCTCCCAACTGGACTGCGTTTTCTTATGATTGTGCTCTTCCAAGAACCTAGACAATGgcgaagagagaaagagaaacaactGTGTTTAAATGCATCTTGAACAACAGTTCAGGTGAGTGCCCTGCAACTTCATTACAAAACCATGCGAAATAAATAAGGATGCTTGTCAATGGTGTAGGTAAAAATGGAAGACTTAGGGTAATGGAGGATAAAGTTATAAACATAGAATATGACGGCCAGCAAAAGACCTCCCTTCTTCAAAGGCCCAAGCCATGAGGGATTTGTCATGGTTAAGTGCAGCGTTGACTGgccaagaaaacacacacatctcaaAACTCCCAAGGGCCTGTAATGCCTTCTCAACTTACAAACTCCTGTTTCAGCATGCTATGACGACGACCACCACTTCCCCAAGGGCTTAGGGCCAAGAACAAATACCAGGGACAAATTATTCTATGGTGCATGACGCATTGGGAAAGAAccatgaattctaaatacatttttttttaaagacccaCATTACAACTATCTACT contains:
- the LOC118364278 gene encoding thyroid hormone receptor-associated protein 3-like isoform X3 — its product is MSKAMKSASKSRSQSRSRSSSRSRSRKHRYSSRSRTRSRSRSHSPSHNNRERNYPREYQNNNREFRGYHRGFRRPYYFRGRGRGYFPRGRFQRGGGGGYNNYRPNNWQNYRQHPQQQQQQQQQQQQPHSPRRGRSRTPKKRSGSPHSHSHSKYSDRSSSPRSRRSNHSSSSHSSSPTRRSGSGSATQNSKDVKEERSASKEVQKKGVGGGGHGEPVEITGGSAGPDGGASGDRPKANWQGVTDHSNSTSPKGSSPQVRSAVIIGQGAPASTLSSPSPKNTNANGPNSNGAPSWQIQTVGSSPSTKSPSQKSPTPVFSGFGFFSKDDNLAGDKAAISSVFKRFLEEHNHKKTQSSWENGREMKTNGEDVEREKGNGMKASGGIFDREPDKGENEKYKEDFDDEGNVSLNRLLKASPFFSCGGEEEELIPKPHPKVLRKEHDREDDESPKPKSKVTLSARELFEERFGKWEDLAYLQVAAKDDDLDAMAEEIYRSRKQEKAAAIAAALAKREAIAGMIRGFSPENVSKDRRKEKAASSPSPTPAPRRNSDREMFMVRGEDSPPRASEKRGAEFSVRMDSLRDDVASSSGVMVGERRLSRDLVHPTKKEQEFRSFFQHIQATQLQRSPSELFAQHIVTIVHYIKAQHFPSNGITLNERFAMYQRRAAQKEMMKPRKSPEIHRIIDVSLGAFKKHSHLFEGMKSSGDGSYKDEGKKMKGDSMDLRLDIERRKKYSTRERDYKQDGGRDSGDSPEASMERSAEKSSKHHKKSKKNKKKQSRSRSSSSSAESHRGGDYPHKEPELKDEGFNKARLGPRGDYGSPMERGRGRGGFQFRIRGRCWNRGNYQENNANGNPPNMGIPVHPKNEDWDPEYTPKSRKYYLHDDREGERKWVDNRGRGNFLRGSRGRFIIRKASVGPPNNHTNNNSSPKLTHDKFQVNRGEEEGEPQEEETEKDHKDQEKSEDMENTEQ
- the LOC118364278 gene encoding thyroid hormone receptor-associated protein 3-like isoform X7 produces the protein MSKAMKSASKSRSQSRSRSSSRSRSRKHRYSSRSRTRSRSRSHSPSHNNRERNYPREYQNNNREFRGYHRGFRRPYYFRGRGRGYFPRGRFQRGGGGGYNNYRPNNWQNYRQHPQQQQQQQQQQQQPHSPRRGRSRTPKKRSGSPHSHSHSKYSDRSSSPRSRRSNHSSSSHSSSPTRRSGSGSATQNSKDVKEERSASKEVQKKGVGGGGHGEPVEITGGSAGPDGGASGDRPKANWQGVTDHSNSTSPKGSSPQVRSAVIIGQGAPASTLSSPSPKNTNANGPNSNGAPSWQIQTVGSSPSTKSPSQKSPTPVFSGFGFFSKDDNLAGDKAAISSVFKRFLEEHNHKKTQSSWENGREMKTNGEDVEREKGNGMKASGGIFDREPDKGENEKYKEDFDDEGNVSLNRLLKASPFFSCGGEEEELIPKPHPKVLRKEHDREDDESPKPKSKVTLSARELFEERFGKWEDLAYLQVAAKDDDLDAMAEEIYRSRKQEKAAAIAAALAKREAIAGMIRGFSPENVSKDRRKEKAASSPSPTPAPRRNSDREMFMVRGEDSPPRASEKRGAEFSVRMDSLRDDVASSSGVMVGERRLSRDLVHPTKKEQEFRSFFQHIQATQLQRSPSELFAQHIVTIVHYIKAQHFPSNGITLNERFAMYQRRAAQKEMMKPRKSPEIHRIIDVSLGAFKKHSHLFEGMKSSGDGSYKDEGKKMKGDSMDLRLDIERRKKYSTRERDYKQDGGRDSGDSPEASMERSAEKSSKHHKKSKKNKKKQSRSRSSSSSAESHRGGDYPHKEPELKDEGFNKARLGPRGDYGSPMERGRGRGGFQFRIRGRCWNRGNYQENNANGNPPNMGIPVHPKNEDWDPEYTPKSRKYYLVA
- the LOC118364278 gene encoding thyroid hormone receptor-associated protein 3-like isoform X4, whose translation is MTKHTGSRSRTRSRSRSHSPSHNNRERNYPREYQNNNREFRGYHRGFRRPYYFRGRGRGYFPRGRFQRGGGGGYNNYRPNNWQNYRQHPQQQQQQQQQQQQPHSPRRGRSRTPKKRSGSPHSHSHSKYSDRSSSPRSRRSNHSSSSHSSSPTRRSGSGSATQNSKDVKEERSASKEVQKKGVGGGGHGEPVEITGGSAGPDGGASGDRPKANWQGVTDHSNSTSPKGSSPQVRSAVIIGQGAPASTLSSPSPKNTNANGPNSNGAPSWQIQTVGSSPSTKSPSQKSPTPVFSGFGFFSKDDNLAGDKAAISSVFKRFLEEHNHKKTQSSWENGREMKTNGEDVEREKGNGMKASGGIFDREPDKGENEKYKEDFDDEGNVSLNRLLKASPFFSCGGEEEELIPKPHPKVLRKEHDREDDESPKPKSKVTLSARELFEERFGKWEDLAYLQVAAKDDDLDAMAEEIYRSRKQEKAAAIAAALAKREAIAGMIRGFSPENVSKDRRKEKAASSPSPTPAPRRNSDREMFMVRGEDSPPRASEKRGAEFSVRMDSLRDDVASSSGVMVGERRLSRDLVHPTKKEQEFRSFFQHIQATQLQRSPSELFAQHIVTIVHYIKAQHFPSNGITLNERFAMYQRRAAQKEMMKPRKSPEIHRIIDVSLGAFKKHSHLFEGMKSSGDGSYKDEGKKMKGDSMDLRLDIERRKKYSTRERDYKQDGGRDSGDSPEASMERSAEKSSKHHKKSNSSSRKNKKKQSRSRSSSSSAESHRGGDYPHKEPELKDEGFNKARLGPRGDYGSPMERGRGRGGFQFRIRGRCWNRGNYQENNANGNPPNMGIPVHPKNEDWDPEYTPKSRKYYLHDDREGERKWVDNRGRGNFLRGSRGRFIIRKASVGPPNNHTNNNSSPKLTHDKFQVNRGEEEGEPQEEETEKDHKDQEKSEDMENTEQ